TCGACTCGGGAGTCGGAGGCCTCTCGGTCCTCCGGGAGGTGCACCGCCTCTTGCCCGGGGAGGATCTCCTCTACCTGGCGGACCAGGCCCACGTGCCCTACGGCCCCCGGGCCCCGGAAGAGGTGCGCGGGCTCTGCGAGGGGGCGGCCCGGTTCCTTCTGGCCCAGGGCGCCAAGCTCGTGGTGGTGGCCTGCAACACCGCCTGCGCCGCGGCCCTGCACCACCTGCGCGAGACCTTCCCCTGCGTGCCCTTCGTGGGCATGGAGCCCGCGGTGAAGCCCGCCGCCCGGGCGAGCCGCTCCGGTGTCATCGGGGTGCTCGCCACCCCCGGCACCCTCCAGGGCCGGCCCTTCTGCAGCGTGGTGGAGCGGTTCGCCCAGGGGGTGCGGGTGCTCACCCGGACCTGCCCCGGCCTCGTGGAGGCGGTGGAGGCGGGCGAGACGGGAGGGCCCCGTCTCCGGGCCCTGGTGGAGGAGGCCGTGGCGCCGCTCCTGGCCGAAGGCATCGACGCCCTGGTCATGGGGTGCACCCACTACCCCCTCGCCCTTGCCGCGATCCGCGAGGTGTGCGGCCCCGGCGTGGAGCTCGTGGACCCCGCCCCCGCCGTGGCCCGGCAGGTGCGCCGCCGGCTCGAGGAGCTCGGGCTCCGCCGGGACGCCGAGGCCGGGGGGCGGACGAGCTTTGCCACCACCGGCGACCGGGAGCGCCTCGCGGCCCAGTTGCGCGCGCTGTGGAGTCCCTTGGAGGAGGTGCGGGGGGTGCGGTGGCGGGGTGGGGAGGTGGGGTAGTCGCGTGGGGCGGGATCCTGGAGCGCCCCCGCAGGCTGCTTTTTCAGCAGTCTGCGGGGGCATGCTAGCGAAGAGGCGCCCCGGGGGCAACGGCTCTGGGCAGCCAGGATCCACCACCTGGGTGGCAAGCGGGGTCCGGGAGCCCTTGCGCTCCGCCCCGTAATCCGCGGTGTTCGGAGGCAGCGTAGCCGAGGGAGCCGGCGCGCCGAGCCTCACCGCTTTCGGCCTCGCTGCTGGCGGTTCGGTCGAGGCGGCACGGGGCTGCGCTCCAGGACTCCCGGACCCCGCCCCAGAGATTGGGTGGTGGATCCTGGGCAGCACCGGCTCCCCCCCGCCTTGTTCGCCGCCAGGTGGACCCGCCGGTGGTCCTCGGCGGCGAGGCGGACCACGAACCGGCCGAAGTACTTCCGCACGGTTCGACTCCAGCGGCTTCCAGGCACGGGAAGCGGTCACACCGGAAACGCCACGAGCTCGTCCACGGCCACCTTGAGGCCCAGGCGGCGGCCCACCGGGTGGTCGTGGTGGCTGGGGGCGA
The Thermodesulfobacteriota bacterium genome window above contains:
- the murI gene encoding glutamate racemase, coding for MPSRPVAVFDSGVGGLSVLREVHRLLPGEDLLYLADQAHVPYGPRAPEEVRGLCEGAARFLLAQGAKLVVVACNTACAAALHHLRETFPCVPFVGMEPAVKPAARASRSGVIGVLATPGTLQGRPFCSVVERFAQGVRVLTRTCPGLVEAVEAGETGGPRLRALVEEAVAPLLAEGIDALVMGCTHYPLALAAIREVCGPGVELVDPAPAVARQVRRRLEELGLRRDAEAGGRTSFATTGDRERLAAQLRALWSPLEEVRGVRWRGGEVG
- a CDS encoding toxin-antitoxin system HicB family antitoxin yields the protein MRKYFGRFVVRLAAEDHRRVHLAANKAGGSRCCPGSTTQSLGRGPGVLERSPVPPRPNRQQRGRKR